From the Aspergillus puulaauensis MK2 DNA, chromosome 1, nearly complete sequence genome, the window TTGAATAACAGACAACGGCTTTCGAGGCCGCGGGCTAATAGGCACAATATCAGGCTCTTTCTCAGGCGGACGGTCCTCAACAGGATCCCAGCCAAAGTCTTCGCCGCGGTAGGAAACCTCCGCCATATAGCGCACGGGGAAGGCAACAATACCATACTTGACCGCGTCAAGGTCCGATATGTCCAGAACAACAAGGCCATACTCGGCACAGTCACCGCGGAAAATAGTAGATAGCGACTGCAGCTGGACATCGCCAGGGCGCGTGCTATCATTTTTCAGCAATCCCAGCAAACAACATGTCGCTGTAAAAGGGAACTCGCAGGGCGCATCATCGCGCCATGGCAGCTCGGGCCGTGATTCCACCTGCTGCCCCCGGTGGCGACCATCAGGTACAACGaaaggaggctgcggcgtGCCTGGGACGATGGGCCGCTCGCTACTCTTAACCTCGTCGCCTTGCTGGGACAGAGACTGACGACGATACCAGACCTCCGCGAGCGCCCTTTCCGCCTCGAGTGGCGCCCTGTTCGCGGGGTCTGAAAGGACTTCGATCAATGCCAGGGTGTCTGCCACGACCTGCTCCACGCGTGCTGTTGGTGAGGTGCTGCTGTCGCAGCCCTGGCGGTAGGCTACGGTCAGGGAGCGGCTGGTGCCTTGGGGGCCGACAttggcgacgacggcgaagaggaacGAGCGGGGGCTTTTGGTGTCTAGGCAGGTGTATCCGCGCATTGTATCACGTACAAGAGTAAATGCGAAGGACTACAGATGCAGAGAAAACAGCGGGGTAAGAAAACGACGACTCCTTAGTATTTCATTAATATCGGTCATGTGCTGTCAGAGTCAAGCTGACGGTTAGGCAACCCACAAACAGGCAGTGCAATACagattattaaaaaactatttGCATGTCATATTGCAATTCGCTGAATACTTGAATATACAGGCGAGCATGCACCAAATTGATAACTAACAGTAAGTCTGCCAAAATCTAAGCCAGCCCTAAAGCTCCTTTTTAACAACAAAATCCCGAAAGCTGAACCTGAAATCAAACAACTACTCCATGATAACTAGAAAGCATTCATACCCTCTTCAAGCAGCTGCCTCGACAGGAGTCGGGGTGGAGGCCACATTGACCGGCGTAGACTCCTCACTGGCAGGCGCTTCGACCGGCGGTGGCATCGGCTTGCCCAGCTGCATCCACCTGTAACAGACTACACAATTAGCCAGATCCAACAAAAGAAGTGGATAAGAAATGACATACTCATAAACCCTAAATCATCCTCGAAAAAGACCTTCTTCGTCTCCTTGCCCTCCCCCAGCCCCATCGACGGGAAATACGAAAGCGCCGTCTCACCCAGCgcaatccccatccccgcCTGCACCTCCTCAAGCGCCATAAACTCCGGCGTCGTCCCATACACCTGggccatcatcttctggtGAATATTCCTTGCCGCATAGTGTCCCTGGTGCATCGCGGCCCCGCCCCGCTTAATCCCAGACCACCGCGCAACATCACCGGCGGCATAATGGTCCGCTGCAATCTCCGCAGGCAGGGAGGCATCAGACGGGAATTCCAGCGTCGGTTTAATCCGGATATAgccctcgtcgtcgcagATTCCTTGAGGGAGGTAGGTGGGCGCCGTAGGCGTGAAGCGcgagacggcgttgatgacGTGGCTGGCGGTTAGGGTTTCGCCTGTGGAGAGGGTGAGTGTGTATTCGGTGTCTGTCTTTGTGGTGGAGTTGACGCGGGCGCCCATGACGGTGTTTATGCCGCTGGATCGGATGATTTCGAGGGCCTTTGCTGAGAATTCGGCGGGCAGGGGctcggaggagaggagggagttTCGTGAGTGGATTAGGGTTACGTTGGTGTGCGGGTGCAGCATCTTGCACTCGGCGGCTATTTCGATTCCGACGGCGCCTGAATTTAATTAGCTTTATCTGGAGAATAGGTAGGAAAGGTTGGCGTACCGCCGCCGATAATGGCGACGCCCTTCGGCGCATCGCGGACGTTGGCGAGGTTCTGCGCTGACTCGGCGAGGTATGTCTCGCGTGTAACCGAGCGTGGAGCGCTAGGGAACTCGCGGCTCAGACCGGTGCAGGTGATGAGGTAGTCGTAGGACTCCTGAACAGGTCCTGTAGATGTCGCGATGGTGGCTCTCTTTGACGTGCAGTCCAAGGAGTCGATTGTGCCCTGTACGGTGCAGATATCCGAGGTTTGGAGGGCCGGGGTATCGGAGTATTTGCACCAAAAAGACTCTGCAGATTCCTTAGAAGACAGTGCGAGAGGCTGGCCGATCAGATGAACTATTTCAGTGAGCAACATGTTTGACTACCTATGGGAAGAACGTACACCAGCCATCGCGGGGGTCAACGATCGTAACCTGCACCGGGATCACCTTTCCGGTACCATTGTCTCCGTCTGTAATGGAGAACCGATGTCGACGGCCGTGGCAGAGGTCGACTAGATTAAGAGCAGCCGCAAGGCCGGCATATGAGCCGCCTAGGATGAGGACCTTGAAAGGGGCCGAATGATGGAAGCTAGACATTGTCAGAACGCAAGTCAACACAACAGCACAATCAATTCTGCAGCAGAAATAAAAGCGACACAAAGGAGAAATGAAGGGGAGAAGGGAGTAAAAGAGGGGAGCCCGCAGTCACGAGTGGACTGAGTCGGCTCAAAACGGATGTTATCAATCTATCAGGCCCCACTCGTAATACGGCTGTCGTACAGGAAATTACGGAGCACTAACCGATCCTCTACCCTCTCGTAAACCGCTTCAGTTCTAGTTTGAGGGCCCGCCACGTTTCCCGGCTGTTCCGCCTGTCGTGCCACGTCTCGGTGTCTGGCTCCCCGGTGATCGTGAACATGTCGACGCTGTTGCAGGCTTCGAAGACCAGGTGTCTCGCAGGGTGGGGTGCTGAAACATCGAGTCCAGTAAGGATCTTGGAGTCGAAGAGGTTGCAATTGATCCTTCGGGATATGGCGAATCAGCGGCCGCAGACGGACCGCATTCCGGAGGGCTGGAAACATCTCTTTTCCTTGGTGTCAAAGACAAAGGACAAAAGGACCAACTGGGACCAACCTCCCTGCCGGGGGTGGGAGGCTAGGGGGAAATATATGATTGGGGTACAATGACATGTTCGTAAGCCCCCACTAATTAAATCCACTCATGCCAGGGTCTCGTCCTGttctctggagtctggactaAGGACTTAATACAGAGGAGCCTCCGGCGTCGGCAGATTGACGCCATCGTAGTGTTCCGAAGAATCCGACGCTGGCGAGATTGGTTTTGAGGAATTCGTCCATACGCACCCACCGCTGTATCAAGACAATTTAAACAGCGCTGGATACTCGCACGATCCATCAGTGCAACCAGCCGAGATTCACGAGTCAGACAGGGCGCGGAAAATCCTCACCAAATCACCGACAGGAGCAGCGTGGCACCAAGAAAGTTCAAGGGCCAAGGACCCATTGGGCCATTATTGAGGCGCAATCGAGTGCCGAGGGCTTGGAAAGTAACTGTTAGTTAAACGCCAAGGTTGAACGAAGGTTTTCCTTCAATTGCAGCAGCCGTTCCTCAGTCCAAGAAAGGGTGGGGTAAGATTATCAGATTGATAGAGTCCGGTCTCGGATCGACACTTACATACCGTAATATTACAGATCAGATAATTCGGACGGATCAGATAAGACCTTGGCGGCCTGGGCCGTTGCTTTTGACAAGATATCCAGCCTGGTGCAGGGAAGACTGGCCCCATCCTGCTGTAGTCGAGAGCAATTATTCAAATTACTATCCAGAGCCTATGGCTTGAAAGGTCTATTTCTATCCACATATCATACAGCGAGTCATTGTTTGAACCGGCTTTACAGCTTGGATCGATAGCGAGCATATTCAGGAGCAAGGATCTGCTTCCCTTTGTCTACGCTGGCAACTCGATCCTTCAACACCCGTTTCAGTATCTTACCCGAGGGACTCTTCGGAATCTGCGAGATCCAGACGACGCCCCCTCGGAGATGTTTGTAATGCACCACTTTCCCCTTCAAATGCTCCATAACCGATCTAGCCACGTCCTCGCTCCCATTTGCATCACCCTTGCCTACTAAATATGCCAACGGCACTTCGGAATGCATCTCTTCGTTCCAGACACCGATGACGGCGACATCGCTCACAGCAGGATGTTCAATTAGgatatcctccagctccgtcgGGGCTATCTGGTACCCCTTGAATTTGATCATATCTTTTGCACGGTCTGTGATGTAGAGATTccccatctcatcctcgaaaCCGATATCTCCAGTTTTGAACCACCGGTCCGCAGTGAAACAGGCTTCTGTGGAGGACGGGTCGTTCATGTAGCCGTTGAAAACTGTAGGTCCACTAATCCACAGCTCGCCCTCTTCTTTCACGGCGGCGGTTCGGTCTCCGTCCGTTACGATTTTGGCTTGAACTCCTGGTACCACTGGTCCGTTTGATCCGATGCCTTTGTTCCAGCTGTCCCAGCGCTGGTTGAGAAGTTAGCATGTCTTCAACGGTATTTCAACGGTTTTCAACGAACGCGGATAGACTAACCTGAATATGAGAGACAGATGTCGTCTCGGATAGCCCGTACGCCTGTCGCAGTGGAACTTTCCAGCGGCTATATGTCTCCTGGATGAGAGCTTCCCCGAGCGGTGCGCCTCCGGATGTGATCATCCGTAGAGAAGCTAAGTTTGAGCCGTTGATGGAGCGATTCTTTGCTAGGTGGAGCACAATTGGTGGTGCAACGTAGGCATGCGATATTGAGTGCTCGCGAATCAAGTTACAGAATGTCTGCAGCTCGAACTTTTCCATGAATATTGTCGATGTTCCTAGCAAGACTGGGAGGTATACGAGACATATTAAGCCTGCATAGTTAGTACCAGGCACATATGGGTTTGGATGGAACTCACCATATATATGATACGTCGGAAGAACAGCCAACGTCCGATCGTTCTTCCAGTTAACATGCGGCCCCTCGATCGCTGCTTGTAGAACGACATCTGCGACGACGTTCCGATGAGACACCATGACACCCTTGGGAGGCCCGCTTGTTCCGGACGAGTAGACGAGGAAGGCGACATCGTCCGGATGAATGTTCTCGGGCTCGGTAGGTGTCGAGGGAGCATTATCCATAAACTGGGCTGTTGTGCTTCCAATGCCACTTTCGCTCTTTGTTCCCAAGACCAGTATCCGGCTCTCGGCGAGACCAGCTAGCTTTGCTGCCTCCAACGCAGTCCGCAGACAAGACGGATGAACGGCTATACCCTTTGCCTGGCTGCGAgaaagctgctgctgaagttcCCGTGCAGACAAGCCTGGGTTAACGGGCGCGACCACTGTCCCGGTATAATGGCATCCCCACGTCACTATTGGGGTTTCGATGCAATTCGGGGACATCAATGCCAGCACATCGCCTTTTCTGAATCCCCATTGACTCCGTAATGAGCTGCCGAAGTTCAGTGAGGCCGTCCGAAGATCTTTGTATGTGTATGATTTTTTCGAAGCGCCATCTTGGAAGATCACTATTCggatatatagttagtatacgGAATACCGGAATGTAGCCTCAGGAAATACCATGATTCTCTGGAAACGGCTTAACCCCGTGGTTATACAGCAGCTGCCAGATGCCAACCTCAGGAACAGACGTCTGTGACATGATCTCTGACACGATGTCCATgacagaaagagagaagtgTCCAGCAGCGAAATCGAACTGGGGGAACTTCCCCGCACCGCCTCTCGGCAGTGCCCAAAGCCGAGGAACCCCAGTCGCCATTCGTCACTCCACAGTCCATCACTCGCCCGAGAATAACCAGTTCGTCCCCAATAATTCACTCTCCAGCATCCGAGACTGCCATCCGGGCTTTTCTTATACAATGCCCTGGTCCCGTGACCATCTCGTGACCGTCCCTGCAGCGGCGATCATCTGTCACCTGACTTCCGCTTCGTgcggagaatctggagacaCAAGTTACAACTGTACAGCATCTATCTACCATCCAGGTCGGGATTCCATGGTTATCGCTAATCGGCAATATGTGGTCTCTCAAGCAGACGAGTCCCATCCCCCCCCGACCGATGCCCCGCGAGACCGACCCATGGTTCGTCTACAAACTAGCCGCCTTCGTGTCCTTGGGCGCGCTGCTGTTTGGCTATGACCAGGGCGTTATGGGGATGATCGTGGCCGATCAGCGATGGAAGGACTTGATGCAGCCTGCTAATTCTTGTATGTTTGTTCATCGTCGGCTATTGGTGCTGGTGCTAATTTGGCAGGGGTCACCGGTGCTGTGGTGTCCACGTATGACATCGGCTGCTTCGCTGGTGCCATGTCTACTGGTGCCCTGGCTGATTTATATGGCCGCGAGAGACTACTTGCGCTGGCTAGTATTGTCTGTATTATCGGTGCTGTAATCCAGGCTGCATCATATACAATCCCGCAGATCGTACGTTGCCATATCTTCCAGATATCCGTGGACTAATAGGTAGATCCTTGGACGTATCATCCTCGGGCTCGGGGTCGGTGGTTGTGCAGCTGGAGTCCCCCTATACCAATCGGAAATTGCACCCTCCACTCTCCGGGGCCGTCTCATCGGCATCGAGCAGATGATCCTCTGCACTGGCGAGCTAATCGCGTTCTGGCTCGACTACTGGCTCAGCCTCCTCTCGACACCGAGCTGGTGGCGCATTGCCCTCGCAGTCCAAATCTTCCCGGCCTTGGTACTAGGTCTAGGCTGCTGTACTTGGGTCTTGCCTAGTCCCCGTTGGCTGGTTGCACAGGGGAGGAATGAGTGCGCGCACGAGGTGCTGTTTCGCCTGCATGGAGAACAAACAGCCGAAGTAGAACTCAAGCAGATACAGGAGACGATCAGGCTGGAGCGTCATGTAAAAGTGTCCTGGTCTGGGATGTTCAAGAGCCCGATCCTGAAACTCACTGTCCTGGGATGCGGAATCCAAAGCTTCCAGCAAATCACCGGTACAAATTCGATCTTGTACTACGCCGTAGGTGCTGCCTGTCTCTACTCGAACGAAACTAACCATGACAGCCGTCTCTGTTCCAAAAAGGGGGCATCAAAGACCCTCAAACCGCAAATCTCGCTACAGGAGGCGTCGGAATAGCCCTCTTTCTCAGCTCCTGGATCCCCATCTTCTACTTCGACCGACTCGGCCGCAAGACCTGGCTCCAGATCGGCACAGTCGGCATGATGCTATCTATGCTCGGAATCGCCGGACTCCAGCAACAAGCAGAACAGCGCCCTGAATCCGGTGGCAACTACATCATAATCCTATTCCCGTACCTGTTttacatcttcttcaacgtgAGCTGGGGCGTTGCAGCATGGACATACCCATCCGAGATCTTCCCACTATCGATGCGCGCAAAAGGGAACGCGCTTGCAACTTCGGCAAACTGGGCTTCTTGCTACGTTGTCGCGCAGATCTCGCCCGTGCTGGGCGATGCCATTGGCTGGGGTTTATACGTTGTCTATGCGTTGATATGTGTAGCGGCTTTTGCCTTTGTTCGGTTTGCCCTTGGTACGTTGACCTCCTTGTTTGTTATGTTCGTTGTTAATTGGTGTATAGTCGAGACAAAAGACCGATCGCTTGAGGATATGAATGAGCTTTTTGGGCTGGAGAACTACTTCTCCACAGGTGATGGCGCCAAGGACGACCAGGTTGGCTTGCTTGAGGAGCAGTCACTGGAAGATGGGGAGTGATGTAAACCACCTATATCCTGCCATTGGCGTCTGTTGCTGGGTTGAGAGGCCGCAATTATAAACGAGCTAGTCCACGCATTACATGCCGTCGCGGCGAAAGGTTTAAGGGATAACACCCTCCGCAGTTGTCTCCGTAAACGAGCAGAGAAACTCTCCCAAGATCTTATCATGGACCAATTATCGGTTTAGCGTTACTGAGACACCGAAGCGGAAACTAGAAGCCGTCCCTACTCAGATTGATTATGAGGCCAGCTCTCAGTGATG encodes:
- a CDS encoding putative pyridine nucleotide-disulfide oxidoreductase AMID-like (COG:O;~EggNog:ENOG410PM7I;~InterPro:IPR036188,IPR023753;~PFAM:PF07992,PF00070;~go_function: GO:0016491 - oxidoreductase activity [Evidence IEA];~go_process: GO:0055114 - oxidation-reduction process [Evidence IEA]); the encoded protein is MFPALRNAVRLRPLIRHIPKDQLQPLRLQDPYWTRCFSTPPCETPGLRSLQQRRHVHDHRGARHRDVARQAEQPGNVAGPQTRTEAVYERVEDRFHHSAPFKVLILGGSYAGLAAALNLVDLCHGRRHRFSITDGDNGTGKVIPVQVTIVDPRDGWFHLIGQPLALSSKESAESFWCKYSDTPALQTSDICTVQGTIDSLDCTSKRATIATSTGPVQESYDYLITCTGLSREFPSAPRSVTRETYLAESAQNLANVRDAPKGVAIIGGGAVGIEIAAECKMLHPHTNVTLIHSRNSLLSSEPLPAEFSAKALEIIRSSGINTVMGARVNSTTKTDTEYTLTLSTGETLTASHVINAVSRFTPTAPTYLPQGICDDEGYIRIKPTLEFPSDASLPAEIAADHYAAGDVARWSGIKRGGAAMHQGHYAARNIHQKMMAQVYGTTPEFMALEEVQAGMGIALGETALSYFPSMGLGEGKETKKVFFEDDLGFMICYRWMQLGKPMPPPVEAPASEESTPVNVASTPTPVEAAA
- a CDS encoding acyl--CoA ligase (COG:I;~EggNog:ENOG410Q2AB;~InterPro:IPR000873,IPR020845,IPR042099,IPR025110;~PFAM:PF00501,PF13193;~TransMembrane:1 (o228-250i)) encodes the protein MSQTSVPEVGIWQLLYNHGVKPFPENHVIFQDGASKKSYTYKDLRTASLNFGSSLRSQWGFRKGDVLALMSPNCIETPIVTWGCHYTGTVVAPVNPGLSARELQQQLSRSQAKGIAVHPSCLRTALEAAKLAGLAESRILVLGTKSESGIGSTTAQFMDNAPSTPTEPENIHPDDVAFLVYSSGTSGPPKGVMVSHRNVVADVVLQAAIEGPHVNWKNDRTLAVLPTYHIYGLICLVYLPVLLGTSTIFMEKFELQTFCNLIREHSISHAYVAPPIVLHLAKNRSINGSNLASLRMITSGGAPLGEALIQETYSRWKVPLRQAYGLSETTSVSHIQRWDSWNKGIGSNGPVVPGVQAKIVTDGDRTAAVKEEGELWISGPTVFNGYMNDPSSTEACFTADRWFKTGDIGFEDEMGNLYITDRAKDMIKFKGYQIAPTELEDILIEHPAVSDVAVIGVWNEEMHSEVPLAYLVGKGDANGSEDVARSVMEHLKGKVVHYKHLRGGVVWISQIPKSPSGKILKRVLKDRVASVDKGKQILAPEYARYRSKL
- a CDS encoding sugar porter family MFS transporter (COG:G;~EggNog:ENOG410PFEN;~InterPro:IPR005829,IPR005828,IPR003663,IPR036259, IPR020846;~PFAM:PF00083,PF07690;~TransMembrane:9 (o22-40i96-115o121-141i153-172o184-208i305-323o335-354i366-392o433-454i);~go_component: GO:0016020 - membrane [Evidence IEA];~go_component: GO:0016021 - integral component of membrane [Evidence IEA];~go_function: GO:0022857 - transmembrane transporter activity [Evidence IEA];~go_process: GO:0055085 - transmembrane transport [Evidence IEA]), translated to MWSLKQTSPIPPRPMPRETDPWFVYKLAAFVSLGALLFGYDQGVMGMIVADQRWKDLMQPANSWVTGAVVSTYDIGCFAGAMSTGALADLYGRERLLALASIVCIIGAVIQAASYTIPQIILGRIILGLGVGGCAAGVPLYQSEIAPSTLRGRLIGIEQMILCTGELIAFWLDYWLSLLSTPSWWRIALAVQIFPALVLGLGCCTWVLPSPRWLVAQGRNECAHEVLFRLHGEQTAEVELKQIQETIRLERHVKVSWSGMFKSPILKLTVLGCGIQSFQQITGTNSILYYAPSLFQKGGIKDPQTANLATGGVGIALFLSSWIPIFYFDRLGRKTWLQIGTVGMMLSMLGIAGLQQQAEQRPESGGNYIIILFPYLFYIFFNVSWGVAAWTYPSEIFPLSMRAKGNALATSANWASCYVVAQISPVLGDAIGWGLYVVYALICVAAFAFVRFALVETKDRSLEDMNELFGLENYFSTGDGAKDDQVGLLEEQSLEDGE